The proteins below are encoded in one region of Helicoverpa zea isolate HzStark_Cry1AcR chromosome 21, ilHelZeax1.1, whole genome shotgun sequence:
- the LOC124640533 gene encoding mediator of RNA polymerase II transcription subunit 24, with amino-acid sequence MVKMDASKVTSKTSSLKALILKAWRERWTDIQWGINIKTILPRGVSGDLYNLADCILQQAMVGCGANQLVISYLKHSLASHLVSYAAVLQRIAKFDAFHKPHCVMSLLEFLEGVLDGITCRGKMEEEVLSFAVSSIILWLLQVYHYCLSKYPSPSPIQSQELLEKSTSILNSIINADFLLAMFYLAKQNDPNEYSEVTKKCQEITAFMMMNTQFKAPVTIHETLQKICNMDIDKIAPLNNKPEPVTHCLQALIAVNVLSNPSANMQQLSSQLLMIQRIKGYPLSRLYCELIRACFISLNDSSKDATKQSLWAAFTFLKIPQVIHYLHNICGTTTKDGEHSIEIAEAFEKLLQSTPLLDVVDTKNSCNSIVSLLEPLVKLNVVSESHLAYFKQKREHKDIKLQKLEPTGLQGSVPSFITRAEPTLAGILKTMGGDFHKTQESLYAMLCQIVGGTTLDTILAVATVEGKLKLFVSRLIKFNEFALLAASEKGAPQSKVYIFDISFLILCSIVQDYGADAVLDENGDSFFDKWVKECMVYQGVHKSPDQILQKCDQQLVDIFISHLSAPDFDFKNTNIKPHDLCMNVSGVIKEILFAWEQGSLSAADVKCMLDSLRQKMTSLAVCASVWLCSYINVVHQDAFLKPINMVQQFLVPPGEVELTQIDNFKERTVLMCQIVRKMQYDIHPPSVPKSKTLALTHNIISRQPILEQLQSVWEDIKSRGYLHIDATHIVESLLNTTGPIWFVTNLVKETLKFRYQEDLDRSVDIVLAMFHLDIEKCTEALLLHVLPQYLYNSKLCEDLVEPQCAMLAKLSVYCVYAALEHSNLSKGQPSRKRRHDDSEDMDAMCTSSKVRRLNDNSSDSMYYSQAHSVSGITLKEPLLTALETLYTSFSQLAGKNGDVTPQTDFILQFLVYVVQCGQDRAPLVLQKMPSELVPTLIKCLPDGFNISLILRLYDLTTPYGRKDTARDLCLMRNMRLRPD; translated from the coding sequence ATGGTGAAAATGGACGCGTCCAAAGTGACGAGTAAAACAAGCTCGTTGAAGGCTCTGATCCTCAAAGCTTGGAGGGAGCGGTGGACTGATATACAATGGGGCATCAACATCAAGACTATACTCCCGAGAGGCGTCAGCGGCGACCTGTATAACCTAGCAGACTGCATCCTCCAGCAAGCAATGGTTGGTTGTGGAGCCAACCAGTTGGTAATATCTTATTTGAAGCATTCTTTGGCATCTCACCTCGTATCTTACGCCGCTGTCTTACAGAGAATCGCAAAATTTGACGCGTTCCACAAACCTCACTGTGTTATGAGCCTCCTTGAGTTCTTGGAGGGTGTTCTTGATGGCATCACTTGCCgtgggaaaatggaagaggaagtCCTATCGTTTGCAGTTTCATCAATTATACTGTGGCTGCTACAAGTATACCACTACTGCCTGAGCAAGTATCCATCACCCAGCCCCATACAAAGTCAAGAATTACTAGAAAAATCAACATCAATTCTAAATTCTATTATCAATGCTGATTTCCTGCTCGCTATGTTCTATTTAGCTAAGCAGAATGACCCTAATGAGTATAGTGAGGTAACTAAGAAATGTCAAGAGATCACAGCATTTATGATGATGAATACGCAATTTAAGGCACCCGTCACTATTCATGAGACTTTACAGAAGATTTGTAATATGGATATTGATAAAATAGCACCATTAAACAATAAACCTGAGCCAGTAACTCATTGTTTGCAAGCGTTAATAGCTGTGAATGTGCTGTCGAACCCTAGCGCTAATATGCAGCAGTTATCCAGCCAACTTCTCATGATTCAGAGAATTAAAGGGTACCCACTATCAAGACTGTACTGTGAACTGATAAGAGCATGTTTCATTTCTCTCAATGATTCAAGCAAAGATGCTACAAAGCAATCATTGTGGGCTGCGTTTACTTTCCTTAAGATACCTCAGGTCATACACTACTTACACAATATTTGTGGTACAACAACCAAAGATGGTGAACATTCTATAGAGATTGCCGAGGCTTTTGAGAAATTGTTGCAATCAACACCGTTGTTAGATGTTGTGGATACTAAGAACTCCTGCAACAGTATTGTTTCTTTGCTAGAGCCTCTGGTTAAGTTGAATGTGGTATCAGAGAGTCATCTGGCATACTTCAAACAGAAGCGAGAGCATAAGGATATCAAATTGCAAAAGTTGGAGCCAACAGGTCTTCAAGGATCGGTCCCTTCATTTATTACAAGAGCTGAACCAACTTTAGCTGGTATTTTGAAAACTATGGGAGGCGATTTCCATAAAACTCAGGAGTCTTTGTATGCTATGCTTTGTCAAATTGTTGGAGGAACAACCTTAGACACCATATTAGCTGTTGCTACTGTAGAAGGGAAGTTAAAATTGTTTGTCTCAAGATTGATTAAATTCAATGAATTTGCCTTGCTTGCTGCCAGTGAAAAGGGAGCGCCGCAGTCCaaggtatatatttttgatatatcTTTCCTGATTCTTTGCTCTATAGTACAGGATTATGGAGCTGATGCTGTCCTTGATGAAAATGGAGACTCCTTTTTTGATAAATGGGTAAAGGAATGTATGGTGTACCAAGGAGTACATAAGTCTCCAGATCAAATTCTCCAAAAATGTGATCAGCAACTCGTGGATATATTTATTAGTCACTTGAGCGCTCCAGATTTTGATTTCAAAAACACAAATATCAAACCCCATgatttatgtatgaatgtaaGTGGAGTAATAAAAGAAATCCTGTTTGCTTGGGAGCAGGGCTCTCTTTCTGCTGCAGATGTCAAGTGTATGTTGGATTCCTTGAGGCAAAAAATGACATCTTTAGCTGTCTGTGCTTCCGTTTGGTTATGTTCCTACATAAATGTTGTGCATCAAGATGCATTTTTGAAACCCATTAACATGGTTCAGCAATTTTTGGTACCACCTGGTGAGGTTGAGTTGACTCAAATTGATAATTTCAAGGAGAGGACTGTTTTAATGTGTCAAATTGTTAGAAAAATGCAGTATGATATTCATCCTCCATCAGTACCAAAATCAAAAACGTTAGCATTAACGCATAATATTATATCGAGGCAACCTATTTTGGAGCAATTGCAATCAGTTTGGGAAGATATAAAATCAAGAGGCTATCTACATATTGATGCTACTCATATAGTAGAAAGTCTTTTGAATACAACCGGTCCTATTTGGTTTGTCACAAACTTGGTTAAAGAAACACTAAAATTCCGCTATCAAGAGGACCTTGATAGGTCTGTGGACATCGTGTTAGCTATGTTTCATTTGGATATTGAAAAATGCACTGAAGCGTTGTTACTGCATGTCTTACCTCAATACTTATACAACAGTAAGTTATGCGAGGATTTGGTAGAGCCGCAATGTGCTATGTTGGCAAAACTATCAGTTTATTGCGTTTATGCTGCTCTCGAACACAGCAACCTGAGCAAAGGACAACCATCTAGAAAGCGTCGTCACGATGATTCGGAGGACATGGATGCGATGTGCACATCTAGTAAAGTAAGGAGGTTGAATGACAATTCTTCCGATAGCATGTACTATTCACAAGCACATAGTGTTTCAGGAATCACATTGAAAGAGCCTTTACTGACCGCGCTAGAGACACTTTATACTTCCTTCTCTCAATTGGCTGGCAAGAACGGAGATGTCACGCCACAgactgattttattttacagtttctTGTGTATGTGGTCCAATGTGGACAGGATAGGGCTCCGTTGGTCTTACAGAAAATGCCAAGTGAGTTAGTACCGACACTTATAAAATGTCTTCCTGATGGCTTTAACATCAGTCTGATACTCCGACTGTACGACTTAACCACTCCCTATGGACGAAAAGATACAGCCAGGGATTTATGCCTTATGAGAAATATGCGCCTCAGACCCGATTAG